The genomic region CAACAACGTGTACGGAGGGACTTTCAGGCTCTTTGACAAGATTTTGAAGAGCTACGGGCTTGCATTCGATTATATTGACACGTCGTCGCATGCCCGGGCCGCTGATGCCATAAGGCCTAACACCAAGATGCTTTTTGTTGAAACGCCCACGAATCCACTGCTCATCGTCACCGACCTTTCCCTGATGTCGAAGCTGGCAAGGGAGAAAGGCATTATGCTTGTCGTTGACAACACGTTCATGACACCGTACTTCCAAAGACCGCTTGAATTAGGTGCGACAATAGTGGTCCACAGTACCACCAAGTACCTCAACGGGCACAGTGACATGGTGGGTGGTGTCGTGGTCACAAGTGAGGATGAAATTGCCGAGAGACTGGGATTCATACAGAATGCCGTCGGCGCTGTCCCGGGCCCTTTTGACTGCTGGCTTGTCTTGAGAGGCACGAAGACCCTTTCCCTGAGAATGGAGAGGCACAATGAGAACGCTGCTGCGATAGCGAAGCTTCTGGCGGCGAGCCCGAAAGTTGTAAGGGTCGTCTATCCGGGCCTCCCGTCCCATCCCCAGCACGAGTTGATGAAAAAACAGTGCACTGGGTTTGGGGGCATGGTTACACT from Candidatus Eisenbacteria bacterium harbors:
- a CDS encoding cystathionine gamma-synthase translates to MGFSTDAIHAGQEPDPTTGAVTIPIYQTSTYVQEELGKHKGFEYARTQNPTRFALERNIAALEKGKRGFAFSSGMAAISACMYLLKAGDHVIVTNNVYGGTFRLFDKILKSYGLAFDYIDTSSHARAADAIRPNTKMLFVETPTNPLLIVTDLSLMSKLAREKGIMLVVDNTFMTPYFQRPLELGATIVVHSTTKYLNGHSDMVGGVVVTSEDEIAERLGFIQNAVGAVPGPFDCWLVLRGTKTLSLRMERHNENAAAIAKLLAASPKVVRVVYPGLPSHPQHELMKKQCTGFGGMVTLDLGGIEEGKRLLKSVRLFSLAESLGGVESLISHPATMTHASVPKEEREKMGLTDGLVRLSVGVEDKDDLIEDLRRGLAQV